A part of Streptomyces sp. NBC_01451 genomic DNA contains:
- a CDS encoding response regulator transcription factor, protein MSTDERQRDLLRVLVADDNPVVRAGLAALLSGHPDMEVVAEASNGTEAVSAAERVHPDVVLLDVRMPGTDGLTALPRLALLAPVMMLTYSSEPEVVRQALHRGASGYLVHGGFTTEELTEAVRAVGRGSRVVTQPSRTPHASAVPKIPRTPPVPGAPGPGAEDSLGVSYEPTESSSHLQPLMASLRQTPKTRLGQATTLAARNRNRPDFGLSSREVEVMDLIAAGVNNQQIAATCFISEKTVKNHINRIFAKLHSTTRSEAIARWLGTAREGWE, encoded by the coding sequence ATGTCCACAGATGAACGGCAGCGGGACCTGCTGAGGGTGCTGGTCGCGGACGACAACCCAGTAGTACGGGCGGGACTGGCGGCGCTGCTGAGCGGTCACCCGGACATGGAGGTGGTCGCGGAGGCGTCGAACGGCACCGAAGCGGTGTCGGCGGCGGAGCGAGTGCACCCTGACGTGGTCCTGCTGGATGTACGCATGCCAGGCACCGACGGCCTGACCGCACTCCCCCGACTGGCCCTGCTGGCCCCGGTGATGATGCTGACGTACAGCAGCGAACCGGAAGTGGTCAGGCAGGCACTGCACAGGGGCGCATCAGGCTATCTGGTCCACGGAGGCTTCACGACAGAGGAGTTGACGGAGGCGGTACGGGCGGTGGGACGCGGGTCGCGGGTCGTGACACAGCCGTCGAGGACCCCGCATGCCTCTGCGGTCCCGAAGATTCCGAGAACTCCGCCCGTTCCAGGTGCTCCTGGTCCGGGTGCCGAGGATTCACTCGGTGTTTCCTACGAACCGACCGAAAGCTCTTCGCATCTGCAACCGCTTATGGCATCGTTGCGGCAGACTCCAAAGACCCGGCTCGGCCAAGCGACGACACTCGCCGCGCGCAACCGCAACCGACCGGACTTCGGCCTGAGTTCAAGGGAGGTGGAGGTCATGGATCTCATCGCCGCCGGCGTGAACAACCAGCAGATCGCCGCCACCTGTTTCATCAGCGAGAAGACCGTCAAGAACCACATCAACCGCATCTTCGCAAAGCTGCACAGCACGACGCGGAGCGAAGCGATCGCTCGGTGGCTGGGTACGGCTCGGGAGGGGTGGGAGTGA
- a CDS encoding AAA family ATPase produces MTIRILPATADIESARALSTLLSRLPDAEPAPPVADSTALLDTLARLAAESLDELPEVVLVHERIGPVPALDLVRDLVMRFPAVGVVLITADPSTGVLTAAMDSGARGIVQLPLSYEALAERVMAAAAWSSGMRRHLGSTAPELYAGPGGTVVTVTGAKGGVGATVTAVQLALAARASGHTVALLDLDLQSGDVASYLDVQFRRSIADLAAITDINPRVLQDAVFIHDTGIGLLLAPAEGERGEEVTDRVTRQVVAALRSRHDVVIVDCGARMDSATAAAVEMADHALLLVTPDVVAVRAAKRMVRLWDRLQIRKAEETLTVVNRQSKGTEIQPSLVEKVTGTKVARATIPAAFKELQGVVDAGRLQDLDARSTVKQALWALAGELGLVVVQEGGGGKRRKSSSSSDRGAMSLRRRGERGDRGAVTLEFAGMFPLLLVVMSILWQCVLYGYTYSLAGNAADEAARAATAAYALDPGGYEGACESAGGEHLPGAWNGAAISCGPEGEVMKATVSAQVPLFFPGFDVNWTVNGEAGAALEGDED; encoded by the coding sequence ATGACCATCCGCATCCTTCCCGCCACCGCGGACATCGAGTCCGCCCGCGCCCTGAGCACCCTCCTCAGCAGGCTCCCCGACGCCGAACCCGCCCCGCCCGTCGCCGACTCGACCGCGCTGCTCGACACCCTGGCCCGGCTGGCCGCCGAGTCCCTCGACGAACTGCCGGAAGTCGTCCTCGTGCACGAGCGGATAGGGCCGGTCCCGGCCCTCGACCTCGTCCGCGATCTCGTGATGCGCTTCCCGGCCGTCGGCGTCGTCCTCATCACCGCCGACCCCAGCACCGGCGTCCTCACCGCCGCCATGGACTCCGGCGCCCGCGGCATCGTCCAACTGCCTCTCAGCTACGAGGCCTTGGCGGAACGCGTCATGGCCGCGGCGGCCTGGTCGTCGGGCATGCGGCGCCATCTCGGCAGCACCGCACCCGAGTTGTACGCGGGACCGGGCGGCACGGTCGTCACCGTCACCGGCGCCAAAGGCGGCGTCGGCGCCACCGTCACCGCGGTGCAACTCGCCCTGGCCGCACGGGCGTCGGGCCACACCGTCGCGCTCCTCGACCTGGACCTCCAGTCGGGGGACGTGGCCTCCTACCTCGACGTCCAGTTCCGCAGGTCGATCGCAGACCTGGCCGCCATCACGGACATCAACCCGCGCGTCCTCCAGGACGCCGTCTTCATCCACGACACCGGCATCGGCCTGCTCCTCGCTCCGGCCGAGGGAGAACGCGGCGAGGAGGTCACCGACAGGGTGACCCGGCAGGTCGTCGCCGCCCTGCGCTCCCGCCACGACGTCGTGATCGTCGACTGCGGCGCCCGCATGGACTCGGCCACGGCCGCCGCCGTCGAGATGGCCGACCACGCCCTGCTCCTCGTCACCCCGGACGTCGTCGCCGTACGCGCCGCCAAACGCATGGTCCGCCTCTGGGACCGCCTCCAGATCCGCAAGGCCGAGGAGACGTTGACGGTTGTCAACAGGCAGTCCAAGGGTACGGAGATCCAGCCCTCCCTCGTGGAGAAGGTCACCGGCACCAAGGTCGCCCGCGCGACGATTCCCGCCGCTTTCAAGGAACTTCAGGGCGTCGTCGACGCCGGACGACTCCAGGACCTGGACGCCCGGTCGACGGTCAAGCAGGCGCTGTGGGCGCTGGCGGGGGAGTTGGGGCTGGTCGTCGTCCAGGAGGGGGGCGGCGGCAAGCGGCGTAAGTCGTCATCGTCGTCCGACCGGGGCGCAATGAGCCTGCGCCGACGAGGGGAACGCGGCGACCGAGGGGCCGTGACGCTCGAATTCGCCGGCATGTTCCCGCTGTTGCTGGTCGTGATGAGCATCCTGTGGCAGTGCGTGCTGTACGGCTACACGTACTCGCTGGCCGGCAACGCGGCGGACGAGGCGGCGCGCGCGGCCACAGCGGCGTACGCCCTCGACCCCGGCGGCTACGAGGGAGCCTGCGAGAGCGCGGGCGGCGAGCACCTCCCCGGAGCCTGGAACGGCGCGGCCATCAGCTGCGGTCCCGAGGGTGAGGTCATGAAGGCCACCGTCAGTGCCCAAGTCCCCCTGTTCTTCCCGGGGTTCGACGTCAACTGGACGGTGAACGGCGAGGCGGGAGCGGCGCTGGAGGGGGACGAGGACTGA
- a CDS encoding pilus assembly protein TadG-related protein has product MTSAHFSSDRGQTLPIYIWLTGILLFAAVAFFVFAQAASVRNGAQSAADAAALAAAQDARDELVEALTGAIGQGDDWLDWLNGQDPPGAGATEAAQALAAENGSTVQGGAEPVVMDGYPGFRVAVETINTVGASIIPGTEGMHAKADAIAVIQPRCDFDPAADPTQPIVLDCDGQIVNIDPVDFDPDDLPDASVLFAVHLAE; this is encoded by the coding sequence CTGACCTCCGCGCACTTTTCGAGCGACAGAGGCCAGACTCTGCCCATCTATATCTGGCTGACGGGGATTCTGCTCTTCGCCGCCGTCGCGTTCTTCGTTTTCGCTCAAGCAGCGTCTGTCCGCAATGGAGCTCAATCCGCGGCAGACGCTGCTGCGTTGGCGGCGGCACAAGACGCCCGTGACGAACTGGTGGAAGCCCTGACGGGCGCGATCGGACAGGGTGACGACTGGCTCGATTGGTTGAACGGTCAGGATCCACCGGGTGCCGGGGCGACCGAGGCCGCACAGGCACTGGCTGCCGAGAACGGCTCAACTGTCCAGGGTGGCGCAGAACCTGTCGTGATGGACGGATACCCGGGGTTCCGCGTCGCCGTGGAGACCATCAACACGGTTGGCGCGTCGATCATTCCGGGCACGGAGGGCATGCACGCCAAGGCCGATGCCATCGCCGTCATCCAGCCTCGCTGTGATTTCGACCCTGCCGCGGATCCCACGCAGCCGATCGTGCTGGACTGCGACGGCCAGATCGTGAACATCGACCCCGTAGATTTCGACCCGGACGACTTGCCCGACGCGTCCGTGCTGTTCGCTGTGCATCTGGCCGAGTGA
- a CDS encoding Imm50 family immunity protein has protein sequence MATVESFIVNPEALDSLYGHVPDLVDVRIRSINLNWRGPTVTLRIDLPYFPASAPQEWIDAVMDTVQCQLKFLAVEN, from the coding sequence ATGGCGACCGTTGAGAGCTTTATCGTGAATCCGGAAGCACTCGATTCGCTCTATGGCCATGTCCCGGACCTCGTTGACGTCAGGATCAGATCGATCAATCTGAACTGGCGCGGGCCCACGGTAACGCTCCGCATCGACCTGCCCTACTTTCCCGCTTCGGCACCACAGGAGTGGATCGATGCGGTTATGGACACGGTGCAGTGTCAATTGAAGTTTCTGGCGGTGGAGAACTGA
- a CDS encoding TadE/TadG family type IV pilus assembly protein encodes MRATTRTTTGTTTGTGSLQGRLANRVREGGDRGSSILEFTGFLPILILIGLACIQLGLIGYGLSQAGTGARAAARTASLDGDGVAAGVASVSDWLDPEVDAPLGAGDTTTATVVVHVPAIIPIFGDFDLDASATMPNDQDD; translated from the coding sequence ATGAGGGCGACGACGAGGACGACGACGGGGACGACGACGGGGACGGGAAGCCTTCAGGGCCGACTTGCGAACCGCGTCCGGGAAGGCGGGGACCGGGGTTCCTCCATCCTGGAGTTCACCGGTTTCCTCCCGATCCTCATCCTCATCGGCCTGGCCTGCATCCAGCTCGGCCTGATCGGCTACGGCCTCAGCCAGGCCGGTACGGGAGCCCGCGCGGCGGCACGGACCGCCTCCCTCGACGGCGACGGGGTGGCGGCCGGAGTCGCCTCCGTCAGCGACTGGCTCGATCCGGAGGTGGACGCACCGCTGGGCGCCGGCGACACCACGACCGCCACCGTGGTCGTCCACGTGCCCGCGATCATCCCGATCTTCGGCGACTTCGACCTGGACGCCTCCGCCACCATGCCCAACGACCAGGACGACTGA
- a CDS encoding sensor histidine kinase, giving the protein MRGTKAEQPEGRQGRNRNRSRYGNRIRSRVRGYDPTAGYLADDAPAPATIRLQLNALQALCRQAFAVRMTMLALGTPFAMTNTAEGPPRYAVLAAAVLGITASYAMYRDWDRLAPRLLAHPTLMAADLTFAAILLLTASPASPLAYATVCTPLLAGLLYGWRGSGVFTGLQLVVLLTVFRAWEHRPGTGTSTLLIAGFCVGAGIIGVTLRNLMFRFGTASEALAEANSRLAVAEAVESERARLAREMHDSVTKTLHGLALAAQALATSATAKDGTDPETVGRNATLVASAARRAATESRDLLKDLRHHTDLTSPDVDLIAELARRATEFERNTGIRTSLATSTARIGALPHRTAHHLLAIVSEALENTRRHANATRVTLEATASGECVTLRIRDDGVGLPGPLNLEEAARSGHFGVLGMVERARSLGAVIHVGRGEQGGTEIRVDVTPPGLDHIPRPRRQKEAASHVHR; this is encoded by the coding sequence ATGAGAGGCACGAAGGCAGAGCAACCCGAGGGACGACAGGGCCGGAACCGGAACCGGAGTCGGTACGGGAACCGGATCCGGAGCCGGGTCCGGGGCTACGACCCGACCGCCGGCTACCTGGCCGACGACGCCCCGGCCCCCGCCACCATCCGCCTCCAACTGAACGCCCTGCAGGCCCTGTGCCGCCAGGCGTTCGCGGTACGCATGACGATGCTGGCCCTCGGCACCCCCTTCGCGATGACCAACACCGCGGAAGGGCCCCCGCGTTACGCGGTCCTGGCGGCGGCGGTCCTGGGCATCACCGCCTCGTACGCCATGTACCGCGACTGGGACCGTCTGGCCCCGCGCCTCCTGGCCCACCCCACTCTCATGGCGGCGGACCTGACGTTCGCGGCGATACTCCTCCTCACCGCGTCCCCGGCCTCCCCCCTCGCCTACGCCACGGTCTGCACCCCTCTTCTCGCCGGCCTCCTCTACGGCTGGCGCGGCTCCGGCGTCTTCACGGGCCTGCAACTGGTGGTGCTCCTCACGGTCTTCCGGGCCTGGGAACACCGGCCGGGCACAGGCACCAGCACCCTCCTCATAGCGGGCTTCTGCGTCGGTGCCGGAATCATCGGCGTCACGTTGCGCAACCTGATGTTCCGCTTCGGCACGGCGAGCGAGGCACTGGCGGAGGCGAACTCCCGGCTGGCGGTGGCCGAGGCGGTGGAGTCGGAACGGGCGCGCCTGGCAAGGGAGATGCACGACTCGGTCACGAAGACCCTGCACGGATTGGCACTTGCGGCGCAGGCCCTGGCGACATCGGCGACGGCGAAGGACGGCACGGACCCGGAGACGGTGGGGCGCAACGCGACCCTGGTGGCCTCGGCCGCCCGCCGAGCGGCAACGGAGTCCCGCGACCTCCTGAAGGACCTGCGTCACCACACGGACCTGACGTCGCCGGACGTGGACCTGATCGCGGAACTGGCCCGGAGGGCAACGGAGTTCGAGCGGAACACGGGCATCCGTACGAGCCTGGCGACGAGCACCGCACGGATCGGCGCCCTCCCGCACCGGACGGCACACCACCTTCTGGCGATCGTGTCGGAGGCACTGGAGAACACGCGCAGGCACGCGAACGCGACCAGGGTGACGCTGGAGGCGACCGCCTCGGGAGAGTGCGTGACCCTCCGCATCCGGGACGACGGAGTGGGCCTGCCCGGCCCCCTGAACCTCGAAGAGGCGGCCAGATCAGGCCACTTCGGCGTGCTCGGCATGGTCGAACGGGCGAGGTCGCTGGGGGCGGTGATTCACGTGGGCCGAGGTGAGCAGGGCGGCACGGAGATCCGCGTGGACGTGACGCCACCCGGACTCGACCACATTCCCCGGCCCCGCCGACAGAAGGAGGCCGCATCCCATGTCCACAGATGA
- a CDS encoding CpaF family protein, whose amino-acid sequence MSLRSRIASADDNGNGTAREDGHLVAVYRAKLLEEIDLAEMSSLAAAERRVRLERVLGHIISREGPVLSSAERSQLIRRVVDEALGLGVLEPLLADASITEIMVNGPDSIFVERAGRVEQLPMRFASSEQLMQTIERIVSTVNRRVDESNPMVDARLPTGERVNVIIPPLSLTGPTLTIRRFPRAYTLPELIGLGSLDEQMLMLLAAFVRARFNVIVSGGTGTGKTTLLNALSGLVPSHERIITIEDSAELQLQQEHVIRLESRPPNVEGKGQITIRDLVRNSLRMRPDRIIVGEVRGGETLDMLQAMSTGHDGSLATVHANSAEDALMRLQTLGSMSEVMIPFEALKDQINSAVDVVVQLARHVDGTRRIAEIALLVSHGREQFRIVTVSRYVTRPTGPDRVAQGYFQHLPVPRQVAEKLYLANESLPPAFGVAEVLDVLDSRQAIG is encoded by the coding sequence ATGAGCCTGCGCTCCCGCATAGCCTCCGCCGACGACAACGGCAACGGAACCGCGCGCGAGGACGGCCACCTCGTCGCCGTCTACCGTGCCAAGCTCCTCGAAGAGATCGACCTCGCGGAGATGTCCAGCCTCGCGGCAGCGGAACGCCGTGTCCGGCTGGAACGCGTCCTCGGCCACATCATCAGCCGTGAGGGCCCGGTCCTGTCCTCCGCCGAACGCTCCCAGCTCATCCGGCGAGTGGTCGACGAAGCCCTCGGCCTCGGCGTGCTCGAACCGCTCCTCGCCGACGCGTCGATCACCGAGATCATGGTCAACGGCCCCGACTCGATCTTCGTGGAACGGGCAGGACGCGTCGAGCAGCTCCCCATGCGCTTCGCGTCCAGCGAGCAGCTGATGCAGACCATCGAGCGGATCGTCTCCACGGTCAACAGGCGTGTGGACGAGTCGAATCCGATGGTCGACGCCCGACTGCCCACCGGCGAACGCGTCAACGTCATCATCCCGCCGCTGTCCCTCACCGGCCCGACGCTCACCATCCGCCGCTTCCCCCGCGCCTACACGCTCCCGGAGCTGATCGGCCTCGGCTCACTGGACGAGCAGATGCTGATGCTCCTCGCCGCCTTCGTCCGGGCCCGCTTCAACGTCATCGTCAGCGGCGGCACGGGCACCGGCAAGACGACACTTCTCAACGCGCTCTCCGGCCTGGTCCCCTCCCACGAACGCATCATCACCATCGAGGACTCGGCCGAACTCCAGCTCCAGCAGGAGCATGTGATCCGCCTCGAATCGCGCCCGCCGAACGTGGAGGGCAAGGGCCAGATCACCATCCGCGACCTGGTCCGCAACTCCCTGCGCATGCGCCCCGACCGCATCATCGTCGGTGAGGTCCGAGGCGGCGAGACCCTCGACATGCTCCAGGCGATGTCCACGGGCCACGACGGTTCCCTGGCCACCGTCCACGCCAACTCGGCGGAGGACGCGCTGATGCGCCTGCAGACCCTGGGCTCGATGTCCGAAGTCATGATCCCCTTCGAGGCGTTGAAGGACCAGATCAACTCGGCGGTCGACGTGGTCGTCCAACTCGCCCGCCACGTCGACGGCACCCGCCGGATCGCGGAGATCGCCCTGCTGGTGTCCCACGGCCGCGAACAGTTCCGCATCGTGACCGTCTCCCGCTACGTCACCCGCCCGACCGGCCCCGACCGCGTCGCCCAGGGCTACTTCCAACACCTCCCGGTGCCCCGCCAGGTCGCCGAGAAGCTGTACCTGGCGAACGAATCGCTGCCACCGGCGTTCGGAGTGGCCGAGGTACTCGACGTACTGGACTCGAGGCAGGCGATCGGATGA
- the cpaB gene encoding Flp pilus assembly protein CpaB, whose amino-acid sequence MNSRQRRGVILLVLSVLCAIGAFVGVLSVIRDVNSKVGPEVTAYRLKSDIAPYKELTADQFEKISMPKRWLSETAVTRVSQIRGKIAVTRLEKGSLLQTDMIVDRPELEAGEQEIAILIDASTGVAGKINPGSLVNIYATFESKDSEKGVDEAKLLVTNARVIDVGKLTALEPGQSTNERRRTATEAVPITFALKTPDAQRVAYAESFAEHVRLSLVAGGELTAVPGAADRTYTLDKDK is encoded by the coding sequence ATGAACTCACGCCAGCGCCGCGGCGTCATCCTGCTGGTCCTCTCGGTCCTGTGCGCCATCGGCGCCTTCGTCGGAGTCCTCTCGGTGATCCGCGACGTGAACTCCAAGGTCGGTCCGGAGGTGACGGCGTACCGCCTCAAGAGCGACATCGCGCCCTACAAGGAGCTCACGGCCGACCAGTTCGAGAAGATCTCCATGCCGAAGCGGTGGTTGTCGGAGACCGCGGTCACGCGCGTCTCCCAGATCCGCGGCAAGATCGCGGTGACCCGGCTGGAGAAGGGCTCCCTGCTCCAGACCGACATGATCGTCGACCGGCCCGAACTGGAGGCCGGTGAGCAGGAGATCGCGATCCTGATCGACGCGTCGACAGGAGTGGCCGGAAAGATCAACCCGGGGTCGCTCGTCAACATCTACGCCACCTTCGAGTCCAAGGACAGCGAGAAGGGCGTCGACGAGGCCAAGCTGCTCGTCACCAACGCGCGCGTCATCGACGTCGGCAAGCTCACCGCCCTCGAACCGGGGCAGTCGACCAACGAACGCCGGCGTACGGCTACGGAGGCCGTCCCGATCACCTTCGCGCTCAAGACGCCGGACGCCCAACGCGTCGCGTACGCCGAGTCGTTCGCCGAACACGTCCGTCTTTCCCTGGTCGCGGGCGGCGAACTGACGGCCGTCCCCGGTGCCGCCGACCGTACGTACACCCTCGACAAGGACAAGTAG
- a CDS encoding type II secretion system F family protein, with the protein MNNSVPLALGATMLCGTLAVAGVHTYATGRAQRQALEDRLAGGGALRTAAGRVRRFAALDRRLRRTRLGRTIHLRLSATGLDLTAGEFFTYVAAVGVALWLLAATVLAPFFGPIAALVTIWGAAIFLNWQLQKRIEAFINQLPDVARLLANATAAGLALRTALAMAAEELEAPAGEELARVADQLTMGRTVDDALGELAERLPSRELVVLVTTLILANKAGGSVVSSLRNLTQTLEDRKETRREVRTMLSEVNATAFTVPCLGLGSLLLINSSNEGALEKVTGSGLGQGLILLSLGLYTVGFFVIRRLGKIEV; encoded by the coding sequence ATGAACAACTCGGTCCCGCTGGCATTGGGCGCCACCATGCTGTGCGGCACGCTCGCGGTCGCGGGCGTGCACACGTACGCCACCGGTCGCGCCCAGCGCCAGGCACTGGAAGACCGCCTGGCCGGCGGCGGTGCCCTGCGTACGGCGGCCGGTCGCGTACGCCGGTTCGCGGCCCTCGACCGCAGGCTGCGCCGCACCCGCCTCGGCCGCACGATCCACCTCCGCCTCTCGGCGACCGGACTGGACCTGACGGCGGGCGAGTTCTTCACGTACGTCGCCGCTGTCGGCGTCGCGCTGTGGCTGCTGGCGGCCACCGTGCTGGCCCCGTTCTTCGGCCCGATCGCCGCGCTGGTGACGATCTGGGGCGCGGCGATCTTCCTCAACTGGCAGCTCCAGAAACGCATCGAGGCGTTCATCAACCAACTCCCGGACGTGGCACGCCTGCTGGCCAACGCCACGGCGGCCGGCCTCGCCCTGCGTACGGCGCTGGCGATGGCGGCGGAGGAACTGGAGGCCCCGGCGGGTGAGGAACTGGCCAGGGTCGCCGACCAGTTGACCATGGGCCGGACGGTCGACGACGCACTGGGAGAACTGGCGGAACGCCTGCCGTCCCGCGAACTGGTGGTTCTGGTGACGACGTTGATCCTCGCCAACAAGGCGGGCGGCTCGGTGGTCAGCTCCCTGCGCAACCTCACCCAGACCCTTGAGGACCGCAAGGAGACGCGCCGAGAGGTCCGCACGATGCTGTCGGAGGTCAACGCGACGGCCTTCACGGTCCCTTGCCTGGGCCTGGGCTCCCTCCTCCTCATCAACTCCTCGAACGAGGGCGCGTTGGAGAAGGTGACCGGGTCCGGCCTCGGCCAGGGCCTGATCCTCCTCTCCCTGGGCCTGTACACGGTCGGCTTCTTCGTCATCCGCCGCCTGGGCAAGATCGAAGTCTGA
- a CDS encoding DUF5936 domain-containing protein has protein sequence MLPLLLALVMAIAVAGVLLGIRMIRADAKLPSDLLLALEVGGTRVSKADSAVDRMGMRFAPLVLRLMGPRRVDAKRLRIDMAGNPGGLTITRYAARRAVYFTFGILLGLIFLSNGQLVLAVITFAFGVTAADAAIWQAVRERKDVIDRTLPDFLDVLAVVVSAGLGFRQALDRVAEKYEGPWADELRITLRQMDMGVSRRQAFDQLRKRNSSEQVAQFVSALQQGEELGSPIAETLIQIAADMRRTDAQESRRRAAKTIPKATLVTLVFMLPATMILIATGMFLGSGTNFGSILGR, from the coding sequence ATGCTGCCACTGCTACTGGCCTTGGTGATGGCGATCGCCGTCGCGGGCGTCCTGCTGGGCATCCGCATGATCCGAGCCGACGCCAAACTCCCCTCCGACCTGCTCCTCGCCCTGGAGGTGGGCGGCACCCGGGTCTCGAAGGCCGACTCGGCGGTGGACCGCATGGGCATGCGCTTCGCCCCCCTCGTCCTACGCCTGATGGGCCCCCGCCGGGTCGACGCGAAACGCCTGCGCATCGACATGGCGGGGAACCCCGGCGGCCTCACCATCACCCGCTACGCGGCCCGCCGGGCGGTCTACTTCACCTTCGGCATCCTCCTCGGCCTGATCTTCCTCAGCAACGGTCAACTGGTCCTCGCGGTCATCACGTTCGCCTTCGGAGTGACGGCCGCGGACGCGGCGATCTGGCAGGCGGTACGGGAACGCAAGGACGTCATCGACCGCACACTCCCCGACTTCCTGGACGTGCTCGCGGTCGTGGTCTCGGCGGGCCTGGGCTTCCGCCAGGCCCTGGACCGGGTCGCGGAGAAGTACGAGGGTCCCTGGGCCGACGAACTCCGCATCACCCTCCGCCAGATGGACATGGGCGTCAGCCGCCGCCAGGCCTTCGACCAGCTCCGCAAGCGCAACTCCAGCGAACAGGTGGCCCAGTTCGTCTCGGCGCTCCAGCAGGGCGAGGAACTCGGCTCCCCGATCGCCGAGACCCTGATCCAGATCGCCGCGGACATGCGCCGCACGGACGCCCAGGAATCCCGTCGCCGCGCCGCGAAGACGATCCCCAAGGCAACCCTCGTCACCCTGGTGTTCATGCTCCCGGCAACGATGATCCTCATCGCGACGGGCATGTTCCTCGGCTCGGGTACGAACTTCGGCTCCATTCTGGGACGTTGA